A window of the Streptomyces finlayi genome harbors these coding sequences:
- a CDS encoding aminotransferase class I/II-fold pyridoxal phosphate-dependent enzyme, with amino-acid sequence MQGTGREQRVDHGPVRYGPPAPDPCLPVLPELAAVLAAAAARTHPEPPGGGYDLREAAAAYWVRRGLRTAPEDVAAAPGAQPLLLAVIAAHGGDVLMPRPCPASWMPQARLLGRPAYHVPTPAECGGIPDPFALLETVRRVRAEGGTPKLLLLSVVDDPTATIAPPELVLEACEAAVGEGLHIVSDETWRDTLHRPHDTVLLSPAEMFPDDVTVLCDLAGALTPAGWPVAVARFPATERAAACRARTLDVLTALGALVAGPVAPAAAHALREPEAVVLRMRQAAELHAAVAAAAHRAVLTAGALARPPQAGRHLYADLGPLRPRLAARGVTDSMELEEYLTRRLGAPTPGGHRFGDELGALRVRLGTGPLLGSTKEEESESLTAVEPLKLPHVAQALSMFAGALDELR; translated from the coding sequence ATGCAGGGGACCGGGCGTGAGCAACGGGTGGACCACGGACCCGTACGGTACGGACCGCCCGCCCCCGACCCCTGCCTTCCCGTGCTCCCGGAGCTCGCCGCCGTACTGGCCGCTGCCGCCGCCCGTACCCACCCCGAACCGCCCGGCGGAGGATACGACCTGCGCGAGGCGGCCGCCGCCTACTGGGTGCGCAGGGGCCTGCGCACCGCGCCGGAGGACGTAGCCGCCGCCCCCGGCGCCCAGCCCCTGCTGCTGGCGGTGATCGCCGCGCACGGCGGCGACGTCCTCATGCCGCGTCCCTGCCCTGCCTCGTGGATGCCGCAGGCGCGGCTTCTCGGGCGCCCCGCCTACCACGTACCGACCCCCGCCGAGTGCGGCGGTATCCCCGACCCCTTCGCCCTGCTCGAAACGGTCCGCAGGGTGCGCGCCGAGGGCGGCACGCCGAAGCTTCTGCTGCTCTCCGTGGTCGACGACCCGACCGCCACCATCGCCCCGCCCGAGCTCGTCCTGGAGGCGTGTGAGGCGGCGGTCGGGGAGGGGCTGCACATCGTCAGCGACGAGACCTGGCGCGACACCCTCCACCGGCCGCACGACACGGTCCTGCTCAGCCCGGCCGAGATGTTCCCCGACGACGTCACGGTCCTGTGCGATCTGGCGGGCGCGCTGACGCCGGCGGGCTGGCCGGTGGCGGTGGCCCGGTTCCCGGCCACCGAGCGGGCCGCCGCGTGCCGCGCCCGTACGCTCGACGTCCTCACCGCACTCGGCGCCCTCGTCGCCGGACCCGTCGCCCCGGCCGCCGCCCACGCACTGCGCGAACCGGAGGCCGTCGTGCTGAGGATGCGGCAGGCCGCCGAACTCCACGCGGCCGTCGCCGCCGCCGCGCACCGCGCCGTACTCACGGCGGGCGCCCTGGCCAGGCCCCCGCAGGCGGGCCGGCATCTGTACGCGGACCTCGGTCCGCTCCGCCCGCGACTGGCGGCTCGCGGGGTCACGGATTCCATGGAGCTGGAGGAGTACCTCACGCGGAGGCTCGGCGCCCCCACGCCAGGCGGTCACCGATTCGGGGACGAACTGGGCGCGCTGCGGGTGCGGCTGGGAACCGGGCCGCTGCTCGGGTCAACCAAGGAGGAGGAGTCGGAGTCCCTCACCGCGGTGGAGCCCTTGAAATTGCCGCACGTCGCCCAGGCGCTGAGCATGTTCGCAGGTGCCCTCGACGAACTCCGGTGA
- a CDS encoding SMP-30/gluconolactonase/LRE family protein — translation MTYTVETAVREQAELGEGPTWDDAADRLIWVDILGSRVHTYAPGTGRRTVMATGQHVGAAKPRAGGGLVVNLRDGIGLYDADGAFSWLVHDPVPGRRGNDAAVAPDGALWAGTMRYDEDETGGSLTRITGDGTARDALGVVGCSNGTGWSPDGGRMYYIDSVTCRIDVLDFTGEQAVYRRPFATIEAGAGLPDGLTVDEAGAVWVALWDGGAIRRYAPDGRLDRTYELPVRRPTACAFGGPGLRDLYVSTARTGLAAPHPLSGSLLVLPDVGRGMPGTAFAG, via the coding sequence ATGACGTACACCGTCGAGACAGCCGTACGGGAACAGGCGGAGCTCGGCGAAGGGCCCACCTGGGACGACGCCGCCGACCGGCTGATCTGGGTCGACATCCTCGGCTCGCGCGTCCACACGTACGCCCCCGGAACCGGCCGCCGCACGGTCATGGCGACCGGGCAGCACGTCGGGGCGGCGAAGCCGCGTGCGGGTGGCGGGCTGGTGGTGAACCTCCGCGACGGCATCGGCCTGTACGACGCCGACGGCGCGTTCTCCTGGCTGGTCCACGACCCCGTCCCGGGGCGGCGCGGCAACGACGCGGCGGTGGCGCCGGACGGGGCGCTCTGGGCGGGGACCATGCGCTACGACGAGGACGAGACCGGCGGGAGCCTGACGCGGATCACGGGGGACGGCACGGCGAGGGACGCGCTGGGTGTCGTCGGGTGCAGCAACGGGACCGGGTGGAGCCCGGACGGCGGGCGGATGTACTACATCGACTCGGTCACGTGCCGTATCGACGTTCTCGACTTCACCGGGGAGCAGGCCGTCTACCGGCGGCCGTTCGCCACGATCGAGGCGGGGGCGGGTCTGCCGGACGGGCTGACGGTCGACGAGGCAGGGGCGGTGTGGGTCGCGCTCTGGGACGGCGGGGCGATACGCCGGTACGCGCCCGACGGACGGCTGGACCGGACGTACGAGCTGCCTGTGCGGCGGCCGACGGCCTGCGCGTTCGGGGGGCCGGGGTTGCGTGATCTGTACGTCTCGACGGCCCGCACGGGTCTTGCTGCGCCGCATCCGCTGTCGGGTTCGCTGCTGGTGCTCCCGGACGTGGGGCGGGGGATGCCGGGTACGGCGTTCGCGGGCTGA